The Corylus avellana chromosome ca8, CavTom2PMs-1.0 genome has a segment encoding these proteins:
- the LOC132190683 gene encoding heavy metal-associated isoprenylated plant protein 28-like: MESVELKVEMVGIHEKRLRKCLSKLKGIEKVEVDANSQKVVVTGYAHRNKILKAIRRGGLKADFWSAQNELLTAYASASTYGSLRFSNNNFF, translated from the exons ATGGAG AGTGTAGAATTAAAGGTGGAGATGGTGGGCATACACGAGAAAAGACTCAGGAAATGCTTGTCAAAATTGAaag GGATAGAGAAGGTGGAAGTTGATGCAAATAGTCAGAAGGTGGTGGTGACAGGATATGCACATAGGAACAAAATTCTTAAAGCAATAAGGAGAGGTGGTCTGAAAGCTGACTTCTGGTCTGCCCAGAATGAGCTCCTTACCGCTTATGCCAGTGCCAGTACTTACGGAAGCTTGAGATTCAGCAACAACaacttcttctag
- the LOC132190018 gene encoding cinnamoyl-CoA reductase 1-like isoform X2 yields MAAQKGSVCVSGAGGFVASWLIKLLLSKNYSVHATARQPGDAKYAHLSKFENASENLRLFKADLLDYNSIRSAVEGCIGVFHVASPVPSTTVPNPEVELIEPAVKGTLNVLKASLEAKVKRVVVVSAVAAVFMNPSWPKDQVMDETSWSDKEYCRTTQNWYCLSKTEAESQALEFAKRNGLDVVTVCPTVVLGPILQPTVNASSLVLIRLLKGLESVENKVRPIVDVRDVAEALILVYEKPEAEGRYICTAHTTTAKGLVDMLKSIYPHYNYPKNFIEVQEEGGRLSSEKLQRLGWSYRPLKETLIDSVESYREAGLLD; encoded by the exons ATGGCGGCTCAGAAGGGAAGCGTGTGTGTGAGCGGTGCCGGAGGATTTGTCGCCTCGTGGCTCATCAAGCTTCTCCTCTCTAAGAACTACTCTGTCCACGCAACCGCTAGACAACCCG GAGATGCAAAGTATGCTCATTTGAGTAAGTTTGAGAATGCATCGGAAAACCTGAGACTGTTTAAGGCAGACTTATTGGATTACAACTCTATACGTTCGGCAGTTGAAGGGTGCATAGGAGTATTCCACGTTGCTAGTCCAGTTCCTTCAACTACTGTACCAAATCCTGAG GTAGAATTGATTGAACCTGCTGTAAAGGGCACACTTAACGTGCTTAAAGCAAGTCTTGAAGCAAAAGTTAAGCGAGTTGTTGTTGTGTCCGCTGTGGCTGCTGTGTTCATGAATCCATCGTGGCCCAAGGATCAAGTGATGGATGAAACAAGCTGGTCGGATAAGGAATACTGTAGAACTACTCAG AACTGGTATTGTCTTTCTAAAACCGAAGCAGAAAGTCAGGCACTGGAGTTCGCAAAAAGAAACGGGCTTGATGTAGTAACTGTATGTCCTACAGTTGTTTTGGGGCCAATTCTGCAGCCTACAGTGAATGCAAGTAGCTTAGTTCTCATTAGACTTCTGAAAG GGCTTGAATCAGTGGAAAACAAGGTTCGGCCAATCGTTGACGTGCGTGATGTAGCTGAGGCACTAATCCTGGTATATGAGAAGCCTGAGGCTGAAGGAAGATACATATGCACAGCACACACTACCACTGCAAAGGGTCTGGTGGACATGCTGAAGAGTATATACCCCCACTATAACTATCCTAAGAA CTTTATTGAAGTGCAGGAAGAAGGTGGCAGGTTGAGTTCAGAGAAATTGCAAAGGTTAGGTTGGAGCTACCGGCCATTGAAGGAAACTCTCATTGATTCCGTCGAAAGTTATCGCGAGGCGGGGCTCTTGGATTGA
- the LOC132189851 gene encoding SWI/SNF complex subunit SWI3B → MATTSPAKEPTETPAKPPPPISQSPVTPLPVKPETPTTTTTTTTTTTSAPRPPDPPPSDADVIHVPSYSRWFSWSKIHDCEVRFVPEFFDTASHSKNPGLYMYYRNSIVKQFRANPSKKLTFTDARKILVGDVGSIRRVFDFLEAWGLVNYSPSAHNKPLKWEDKESKSDAKGGGGGAAATVESSAAAASNRESSNKVVCSGCKLVCSIACFACDKYDLTLCARCYVRGNYRVGVNSGDFRRVEISEDMKADWTEKETLYLLEAIMHYGDDWKRVAQLVGGRSEKECVAQFIKLPFGEQYLKYPESGEVDNNCNAVKDQVDAGCGLESSGASFPSKRMRLTPLADASNPIMAQAAFLSTLAGVDIAEAAARAAVLSLSQVGHGANREHLGTLARNTKLQEADVASNGDTTQNALDGAFVEANSQIQKEQLDVERAISEITQQMKAIQNKLVRFEDLDLQMEKEWQQLESMKNMLFVDQLALLFHKSSEERMEQKNMRTD, encoded by the exons ATGGCGACCACTTCACCAGCCAAAGAACCCACTGAAACCCCAGCCAAACCGCCACCCCCTATCTCCCAGAGCCCCGTCACCCCCCTGCCCGTCAAGCCCGAGactcccaccaccaccaccacaaccacAACCACAACCACCTCCGCCCCTAGGCCTCCTGATCCACCGCCTTCCGATGCCGACGTCATCCACGTCCCCAGCTATTCCC GTTGGTTCTCATGGAGCAAAATCCACGACTGCGAGGTCCGGTTCGTCCCGGAGTTCTTCGACACTGCCTCTCACTCCAAGAACCCCGGGTTGTACATGTACTACAGGAACTCCATCGTCAAGCAGTTCAGGGCCAACCCTTCGAAGAAGCTCACTTTTACGGACGCCAGAAAGATCCTGGTAGGCGACGTGGGTTCCATCCGCAGGGTCTTCGATTTCCTGGAAGCGTGGGGTCTGGTCAATTACTCGCCCTCCGCGCACAACAAGCCGCTCAAGTGGGAAGACAAGGAGAGTAAGTCCGACGCCAAAGGAGGCGGCGGCGGCGCTGCTGCGACGGTTGAGTCTTCCGCGGCGGCGGCTTCCAATAGAGAGAGTTCTAACAAGGTGGTGTGCAGTGGGTGCAAGCTCGTTTGCAGCATTGCCTGCTTTGCTTGTGATAAG TATGACTTGACTCTTTGTGCAAGATGCTATGTTCGTGGTAACTACCGGGTTGGTGTCAACTCTGGAGATTTCAGGCGGGTTGAGATCAGTGAAGATATGAAGGCAGATTGGACAGAAAAAGAAACTTTGTATCTTCTGGAAGCTATTATGCATTATGGTGATGACTGGAAGAGGGTTGCACAACTTGTTGGTGGAAGAAGCGAGAAGGAATGTGTCGCTCAGTTCATTAAGCTTCCTTTTGGGGAGCAATATCTTAAATATCCAGAATCTGGGGAGGTTGATAACAATTGTAATGCAGTGAAGGATCAAGTTGATGCTGGATGCGGTTTAGAAAGCTCTGGTGCATCATTCCCCAGTAAAAGAATGCGTCTTACACCTCTTGCAGATGCAAGCAACCCAATTATGGCTCAG GCTGCATTTCTGTCAACTCTGGCGGGTGTAGACATTGCAGAAGCTGCTGCCCGAGCAGCGGTTTTGAGTCTCTCTCAGGTAGGCCATGGAGCAAATAGAGAGCATCTTGGTACTCTTGCCAGGAATACAAAATTGCAAG AAGCTGATGTTGCATCTAATGGCGACACCACCCAGAATGCATTGGACGGAGCTTTCGTAGAAGCAAATTCACAGATTCAGAAGGAACAGCTGGATGTGGAGAGAGCAATTTCTGAGATTACACAGCAG ATGAAAGCAATACAAAATAAGCTTGTTCGTTTTGAGGATCTAGATTTGCAGATGGAGAAAGAATGGCAGCAATTGGAATCTATGAAGAACATGCTCTTTGTTGATCAGCTTGCCCTCTTGTTTCATAAAAGTTCTGAAGAACGAATGGAACAAAAGAATATGAGAACAGATTGA
- the LOC132190417 gene encoding uncharacterized protein LOC132190417, protein MHLSENEGIEGNTFVVTGGLGFVGSALCLELVRRGARQVRSFDLRTASPWSQNLKDNGVHCIQGDIVHKKDVERALRGVGCVFHLASYGMSGKEMLQFGRVDEVNITGTCHVLDACLEHGVKRLVYVSTYNVVFGGKEIVSGNESLPYFPIDDHVDAYGRSKSIAEQLVLKSNGRPFKNKDRNCLYTCAVRPAAIYGPGEERHLPRIVSLAKKGLLPFKIGEASVKTDWIYVDNLVLALILASMGLLDDIPGKEKHPVAAGQPYFVSDGCPVNTFEFIRPLLRSLDYDLPKASISLPRALLLGKIFGGFYTILYPWLNRRWLPQPLMLPAEAYKVGVTHYFSFLKAKEELGYVPMVTPREGMSVTISYWQQRKRKTLDGPTVYTWLFCVIGMSTLFCAAFIPDIGPVPLFRALSLFLFRSMKIVRMVFILATAAHIGEAMYAWHLAKRVDPTNARGWFWQTFLLGFFSLRFLLKRARE, encoded by the exons atgcaCCTGAGCGAGAACGAAGGCATAGAGGGGAACACCTTCGTGGTGACCGGTGGGCTGGGGTTCGTGGGCTCCGCTCTCTGCTTGGAGCTCGTGAGAAGAGGCGCTCGCCAGGTCCGATCCTTTGACCTCCGAACCGCATCGCCTTGGTCCCAAAACCTCAAAGACAACGGTGTCCACTGCATCCAAG GGGATATTGTGCATAAAAAAGATGTTGAGAGAGCACTGCGTGGTGTGGGCTGTGTATTCCACCTGGCCTCATATGGCATGTCAGGGAAAGAAATGCTCCAGTTCGGTCGTGTCGATGAGGTCAATATAACTGGGACCTGCCATGTGTTGGACGCTTGCCTTGAGCATGGGGTCAAAAGGCTTGTTTATGTGAGCACGTACAATGTTGTGTTTGGGGGAAAGGAAATTGTGAGCGGCAACGAGTCTTTACCTTATTTCCCAATAGATGACCATGTTGATGCATATGGTCGTAGTAAATCAATTGCTGAACAGTTGGTTCTAAAGAGCAATGGTCGTCCTTTCAA GAATAAGGATCGCAATTGTCTTTATACCTGTGCGGTTCGTCCTGCAGCTATATATGGACCAGGTGAAGAGAGACATCTGCCTAGAATAGTATCCCTAGCAAAGAAAGGTCTGCTGCCATTCAAAATTGGTGAAGCAAGTGTAAAAACAGACTGGATTTATGTGGATAACCTTGTACTTGCACTGATATTGGCTAGCATGGGACTGTTGGATGACATTCCTGGGAAAGAGAAACATCCAGTAGCTGCTGGCCAGCCGTACTTTGTATCTGATG GGTGTCCAGTCAACACTTTTGAATTCATCCGACCTCTTTTGAGAAGTTTGGATTATGACCTGCCAAAAGCTTCCATATCTCTTCCCCGCGCACTTCTTTTGGGGAAGATTTTCGGGGGCTTCTATACAATCTTGTATCCATGGTTGAATCGGCGGTGGCTTCCTCAGCCATTGATGCTTCCTGCTGAAGCATACAAG GTTGGTGTTACCCATTACTTCTCTTTCCTTAAAGCAAAGGAGGAGCTTGGCTATGTCCCAATGGTGACCCCTCGAGAGGGCATGTCTGTAACCATCTCTTACTGGCaacagagaaagaggaaaacTCTGGATGGTCCTACTGTATATACATGGCTATTCTGTGTCATTGGAATGAGCACACTATTCTGCGCTGCTTTTATACCAGACATAGGACCTGTGCCACTCTTCAGAGCTCTCAGTCTTTTCTTATTCCGATCAATGAAGATAGTAAGGATGGTATTTATTCTAGCTACAGCAGCACATATTGGTGAGGCTATGTATGCGTGGCACCTGGCAAAAAGGGTTGATCCCACAAATGCAAGAGGATGGTTTTGGCAAACTTTTCTTCTTGGATTCTTTTCATTGCGTTTTTTGTTGAAGAGAGCAAGGGAGTAA
- the LOC132189854 gene encoding AT-hook motif nuclear-localized protein 10, with the protein MSGSETGVMASREVFSVGLQQKTQPLVQNMRLAFGVDGGNVYKPVGAATAASTSTSTSPTYQPSSGDGGSNTAIPGGGAMVNVNVSSMGGSGGEPVKRKRGRPRKYGPDGAMSLGLTPTPQSVTVTQSGGVFSSPPPLPSVPTPPLSGGSASPTSFKKARGRPPGSSKKQQLEALGSAGVGFTPHVITVKAGEDVSSKIMSFSQHGPRAVCILSANGAISNVTLRQPATSGGTVTYEGRFEILSLSGSFLLSENGGQRSRTGGLSVSLSGPDGRVLGGGVAGLLTAASPVQVVVGSFIADGRKESKSANQNYQNEALTAPPKFAAGGGPTGASSPPSRGTLSESSGGPGSPHNHSTGACNNSNPQGMSSIPWK; encoded by the exons ATGTCGGGATCAGAGACGGGAGTGATGGCGAGTAGAGAGGTCTTCTCCGTGGGGCTTCAGCAGAAGACTCAGCCGCTCGTACAGAACATGCGCTTGGCGTTCGGTGTCGACGGCGGTAACGTTTACAAGCCCGTTGGCGCGGCCACAGCAGCCTCAACCTCGACCTCGACCTCGCCGACTTACCAACCCTCCTCCGGCGACGGTGGGTCCAACACCGCCATCCCCGGTGGTGGTGCCATGGTTAATGTGAATGTGAGCAGTATGGGTGGTAGTGGCGGTGAGCCCGtgaagaggaagagagggaGGCCCAGGAAGTACGGGCCAGATGGCGCCATGTCACTGGGTCTCACCCCTACGCCTCAGTCTGTCACGGTAACCCAGTCAGGTGGagtcttttcttctcctcctcctcttccttctGTGCCTACTCCACCGCTTTCTGGAGGGTCAGCCTCACCGACTTCGTTCAAGAAAGCTAGGGGTAGACCGCCCGGTTCTAGCAAGAAGCAACAATTGGAAGCTCTGG GATCAGCAGGTGTTGGGTTTACACCACATGTTATTACTGTGAAAGCTGGAGAG GATGTATCGTcaaaaataatgtcattttcTCAGCATGGTCCAAGGGCGGTCTGCATCCTGTCAGCAAATGGAGCCATATCTAATGTGACTCTTCGCCAACCAGCCACATCTGGTGGAACTGTAACTTATGAG GGGCGTTTTGAAATTCTGTCCCTTTCTGGTTCGTTCCTGCTATCTGAAAATGGTGGTCAGCGGAGCAGAACTGGGGGTTTAAGCGTGTCTTTATCTGGCCCAGATGGTCGTGTTTTAGGTGGGGGTGTGGCAGGCCTTCTCACAGCTGCATCCCCTGTTCAG GTAGTGGTTGGGAGTTTTATTGCAGATGGTCGAAAGGAGTCAAAGTCAGCAAACCAGAATTACCAGAATGAAGCTTTGACTGCCCCACCAAAGTTTGCCGCTGGCGGTGGGCCGACAGGGGCCAGCAGCCCACCATCACGCGGAACCCTTAGTGAATCCTCAGGTGGGCCGGGAAGCCCACATAACCATAGTACAGGAGCTTGCAATAACAGTAACCCACAGGGGATGTCTAGCATTCCGTGGAAGTAA
- the LOC132189953 gene encoding uncharacterized protein LOC132189953: MAYQSIPGPGSGSSSGSGFQFLNSPFGDTTYTKVFVGGLAWETQSETMRRYFEQFGEILEAVVITDKNTGRSKGYGFVTFRDPEAARRACADPTPIIDGRRANCNLASLGRPRPSMPYGRLRPAAPYIGNVQTSRGAYMGSFGYQQPVSYSYQQGLMYPPYGYQAYGPEYVYPQGVYNPYAGQQYYQIYGVPGTVNTAVYPYGQLGQTIPGGHGYAAVPSYAMPGHQIVQFGGPSVNAITTSPMPTIQSPYPTGIAAPVAAQPQFMVPAPSPQYMQGSGSDQTG, from the exons ATGGCTTACCAGTCGATTCCGGGTCCGGGTTCGGGATCGAGTTCTGGTTCCGGGTTTCAGTTCTTGAATTCCCCTTTTGGTGATACCACCTATACCAAGGTCTTTGTCGGGGGACTGGCCTGGGAGACACAGAGCGAGACTATGCGACGGTACTTCGAGCAGTTCGGTGAAATTCTAGAAGCCGTCGTGATCACTGATAAGAATACTGGTCGATCAAAAGGCTATGGTTTT GTGACTTTTCGCGACCCCGAGGCTGCTAGGAGAGCCTGTGCTGATCCGACTCCAATCATTGATGGCAGGCGGGCAAATTGTAATTTGGCTTCGCTCGGGCGACCCCGGCCTTCTATGCCTTATG GACGTCTAAGACCAGCAGCCCCGTACATTGGAAATGTGCAAACCAGCCGGGGGGCttatatgggaagttttggctACCAGCAACCAGTTTCTTACAGCTACCAACAAGGATTGATGTATCCTCCTTATGG GTATCAAGCATATGGACCTGAATATGTCTATCCACAG GGTGTTTACAACCCTTATGCAGGTCAGCAATACTATCAGATTTATGGAGTACCTGGGACAGTTAACACTGCTGTCTATCCTTATGGACAGCTCGGACAAACTATTCCTGGTGGTCATGGTTATGCGGCAGTGCCCAGTTATGCTATGCCTGGTCATCAGATAGTACAATTTGGCGGACCTAGTGTTAATGCAATAACAACTTCACCTATGCCTACAATTCAATCACCATATCCTACAG GTATAGCAGCGCCTGTTGCAGCACAACCACAGTTTATGGTTCCTGCTCCTTCTCCTCAGTACATGCAAGGTAGCGGTTCTGACCAAACAGGGTGA
- the LOC132190018 gene encoding cinnamoyl-CoA reductase 1-like isoform X1 — MAAQKGSVCVSGAGGFVASWLIKLLLSKNYSVHATARQPGDAKYAHLSKFENASENLRLFKADLLDYNSIRSAVEGCIGVFHVASPVPSTTVPNPEVELIEPAVKGTLNVLKASLEAKVKRVVVVSAVAAVFMNPSWPKDQVMDETSWSDKEYCRTTQNWYCLSKTEAESQALEFAKRNGLDVVTVCPTVVLGPILQPTVNASSLVLIRLLKEGLESVENKVRPIVDVRDVAEALILVYEKPEAEGRYICTAHTTTAKGLVDMLKSIYPHYNYPKNFIEVQEEGGRLSSEKLQRLGWSYRPLKETLIDSVESYREAGLLD, encoded by the exons ATGGCGGCTCAGAAGGGAAGCGTGTGTGTGAGCGGTGCCGGAGGATTTGTCGCCTCGTGGCTCATCAAGCTTCTCCTCTCTAAGAACTACTCTGTCCACGCAACCGCTAGACAACCCG GAGATGCAAAGTATGCTCATTTGAGTAAGTTTGAGAATGCATCGGAAAACCTGAGACTGTTTAAGGCAGACTTATTGGATTACAACTCTATACGTTCGGCAGTTGAAGGGTGCATAGGAGTATTCCACGTTGCTAGTCCAGTTCCTTCAACTACTGTACCAAATCCTGAG GTAGAATTGATTGAACCTGCTGTAAAGGGCACACTTAACGTGCTTAAAGCAAGTCTTGAAGCAAAAGTTAAGCGAGTTGTTGTTGTGTCCGCTGTGGCTGCTGTGTTCATGAATCCATCGTGGCCCAAGGATCAAGTGATGGATGAAACAAGCTGGTCGGATAAGGAATACTGTAGAACTACTCAG AACTGGTATTGTCTTTCTAAAACCGAAGCAGAAAGTCAGGCACTGGAGTTCGCAAAAAGAAACGGGCTTGATGTAGTAACTGTATGTCCTACAGTTGTTTTGGGGCCAATTCTGCAGCCTACAGTGAATGCAAGTAGCTTAGTTCTCATTAGACTTCTGAAAG AAGGGCTTGAATCAGTGGAAAACAAGGTTCGGCCAATCGTTGACGTGCGTGATGTAGCTGAGGCACTAATCCTGGTATATGAGAAGCCTGAGGCTGAAGGAAGATACATATGCACAGCACACACTACCACTGCAAAGGGTCTGGTGGACATGCTGAAGAGTATATACCCCCACTATAACTATCCTAAGAA CTTTATTGAAGTGCAGGAAGAAGGTGGCAGGTTGAGTTCAGAGAAATTGCAAAGGTTAGGTTGGAGCTACCGGCCATTGAAGGAAACTCTCATTGATTCCGTCGAAAGTTATCGCGAGGCGGGGCTCTTGGATTGA
- the LOC132189852 gene encoding psbP domain-containing protein 3, chloroplastic: protein MASVASPYPLSLRPSICHFTALSNRKGPRNPNTSFHVLARDIATEALGSVSSGTKHNVLCCKNSQQQHRESRFRVQEGFGAKRRDFVLQMAATATFPLIIPNALAEKDVPENFRLYTDDVNKFKILIPQDWQIGAGEPNGFKSITAFYPEEASNSNVSVVITGLGADFTRMESFGKVDAFAETLVNGLDRSWQRPPGVAAKLIDCKASNGIYYIEYSLQNPGESRRRLFSAIGMASNGWYNRLYTVTGQFMEEESEKYSFNIEKAVASFRFI from the exons ATGGCGTCTGTTGCCTCACCGTATCCATTGTCGCTGCGACCTTCCATCTGCCACTTCACAGCTTTATCCAATAGGAAAGGTCCACGAAATCCGAATACTAGTTTCCATGTTCTGGCGCGAGACATAGCTACTGAGGCTCTTGGTTCGGTTTCTTCAGGTACAAAACATAATGTACTATGTTGCAAGAACAGCCAACAGCAGCACCGAGAATCACG TTTTCGGGTACAAGAAGGATTCGGGGCAAAAAGAAGGGATTTTGTGCTTCAGATGGCTGCTACTGCAACTTTTCCGTTGATCATTCCAAATGCATTGGCTGAGAAGG ATGTGCCAGAGAATTTTCGTCTTTATACTGACGACGTGAACAAGTTCAAGATACTGATTCCTCAAG ATTGGCAAATAGGGGCAGGAGAGCCTAATGGATTTAAATCAATTACAGCTTTCTACCCAGAAGAGGCGTCAAATTCAAATG TCAGCGTTGTGATTACGGGGCTTGGAGCGGATTTTACCAGGATGGAGTCTTTCGGCAAAGTCGATGCTTTTGCTGAGACTCTG GTTAATGGACTGGATAGAAGCTGGCAAAGGCCTCCAGGTGTGGCAGCGAAACTCATAGACTGTAAAGCCTCAAATG GGATTTATTACATTGAGTATTCGCTACAAAATCCTGGTGAAAGTCGCAGACGTTTGTTTTCAGCAATTGGGATGGCATCCAATGGCTGGTACAATAGACTATATACTGTGACAGGACAG TTCATGGAGGAAGAATCAGAGAAATACAGCTTCAACATTGAGAAG gcgGTAGCATCCTTCaggtttatttga
- the LOC132189713 gene encoding cinnamoyl-CoA reductase 1-like isoform X2, with translation MAAQKGSVCVTGAGGFVASCLIKLLLSKNYSVHATARQPGDAKYAHLSTFENASENLRLFKADLLDYSSIHAAVEGCIGVFHVASPVPSTTVPNPEVELIEPAVKGTLNVLKASLEAKVKRVVVVSSVAAVFMNPSWPKDQVMDETSWSDKEYCRTIQNWYCLSKTEAESQALEFAKRNGLDVVTVCPTLVLGPILQPTVNASSLVLIRLLKGLESVENKVRTIIDVRDVAEALILVYEKPEAEGRYICTAHTTTAKGLVDMLKSIYPHYNYPKNFIEVQEEGGRLSSEKLQRLGWSYRPLKETLIDSVESYREAGLLD, from the exons ATGGCTGCTCAGAAGGGAAGCGTGTGTGTGACCGGTGCTGGAGGATTTGTCGCCTCGTGTCTCATCAAGCTTCTCCTCTCTAAAAACTATTCTGTCCACGCAACCGCTAGACAACCCG GAGATGCAAAGTATGCTCATTTGAGTACGTTTGAGAATGCATCGGAAAACCTGAGACTGTTTAAGGCAGACTTATTGGATTACAGCTCTATACATGCAGCAGTTGAAGGGTGCATAGGAGTATTCCACGTTGCTAGTCCAGTTCCTTCAACTACTGTACCAAATCCTGAG GTAGAATTGATTGAACCTGCTGTAAAGGGCACACTTAATGTGCTTAAAGCAAGTCTTGAAGCAAAAGTTAAGCGAGTTGTTGTTGTGTCCTCTGTGGCTGCTGTGTTCATGAATCCATCGTGGCCCAAGGATCAAGTGATGGATGAAACAAGCTGGTCTGATAAGGAATACTGTAGAACTATTCAG AACTGGTATTGTCTTTCTAAAACAGAAGCAGAAAGTCAGGCACTGGAGTTCGCAAAAAGAAACGGGCTTGATGTAGTAACTGTATGTCCTACACTTGTTTTGGGGCCAATTCTGCAGCCTACAGTGAATGCAAGTAGCTTAGTTCTCATTAGACTTCTGAAAG GGCTTGAATCAGTGGAAAACAAGGTTCGGACAATCATTGACGTGCGTGATGTAGCTGAGGCACTAATCCTGGTATATGAGAAGCCTGAGGCTGAAGGAAGATACATATGCACAGCACACACTACCACTGCAAAGGGTCTGGTGGACATGCTGAAGAGTATATACCCCCACTATAACTATCCTAAGAA CTTTATTGAAGTGCAGGAAGAAGGCGGCAGGTTGAGTTCAGAGAAATTGCAAAGGTTAGGTTGGAGCTACCGGCCATTGAAGGAAACTCTCATTGATTCCGTCGAAAGTTATCGCGAGGCGGGGCTCTTGGATTGA
- the LOC132189713 gene encoding cinnamoyl-CoA reductase 1-like isoform X1 — MAAQKGSVCVTGAGGFVASCLIKLLLSKNYSVHATARQPGDAKYAHLSTFENASENLRLFKADLLDYSSIHAAVEGCIGVFHVASPVPSTTVPNPEVELIEPAVKGTLNVLKASLEAKVKRVVVVSSVAAVFMNPSWPKDQVMDETSWSDKEYCRTIQNWYCLSKTEAESQALEFAKRNGLDVVTVCPTLVLGPILQPTVNASSLVLIRLLKEGLESVENKVRTIIDVRDVAEALILVYEKPEAEGRYICTAHTTTAKGLVDMLKSIYPHYNYPKNFIEVQEEGGRLSSEKLQRLGWSYRPLKETLIDSVESYREAGLLD, encoded by the exons ATGGCTGCTCAGAAGGGAAGCGTGTGTGTGACCGGTGCTGGAGGATTTGTCGCCTCGTGTCTCATCAAGCTTCTCCTCTCTAAAAACTATTCTGTCCACGCAACCGCTAGACAACCCG GAGATGCAAAGTATGCTCATTTGAGTACGTTTGAGAATGCATCGGAAAACCTGAGACTGTTTAAGGCAGACTTATTGGATTACAGCTCTATACATGCAGCAGTTGAAGGGTGCATAGGAGTATTCCACGTTGCTAGTCCAGTTCCTTCAACTACTGTACCAAATCCTGAG GTAGAATTGATTGAACCTGCTGTAAAGGGCACACTTAATGTGCTTAAAGCAAGTCTTGAAGCAAAAGTTAAGCGAGTTGTTGTTGTGTCCTCTGTGGCTGCTGTGTTCATGAATCCATCGTGGCCCAAGGATCAAGTGATGGATGAAACAAGCTGGTCTGATAAGGAATACTGTAGAACTATTCAG AACTGGTATTGTCTTTCTAAAACAGAAGCAGAAAGTCAGGCACTGGAGTTCGCAAAAAGAAACGGGCTTGATGTAGTAACTGTATGTCCTACACTTGTTTTGGGGCCAATTCTGCAGCCTACAGTGAATGCAAGTAGCTTAGTTCTCATTAGACTTCTGAAAG AAGGGCTTGAATCAGTGGAAAACAAGGTTCGGACAATCATTGACGTGCGTGATGTAGCTGAGGCACTAATCCTGGTATATGAGAAGCCTGAGGCTGAAGGAAGATACATATGCACAGCACACACTACCACTGCAAAGGGTCTGGTGGACATGCTGAAGAGTATATACCCCCACTATAACTATCCTAAGAA CTTTATTGAAGTGCAGGAAGAAGGCGGCAGGTTGAGTTCAGAGAAATTGCAAAGGTTAGGTTGGAGCTACCGGCCATTGAAGGAAACTCTCATTGATTCCGTCGAAAGTTATCGCGAGGCGGGGCTCTTGGATTGA